The following coding sequences are from one Salvia hispanica cultivar TCC Black 2014 chromosome 3, UniMelb_Shisp_WGS_1.0, whole genome shotgun sequence window:
- the LOC125214722 gene encoding uncharacterized protein LOC125214722: MSKLNFDNKDDGSSETTDIDKAVCEWEDKELMSRDGQAQLKAPFFFASFDQRSDKAAGASACTTLIRICIQTTKEERNDQTNAHNHPSLLVFPCLYQYIQKSSNLERETEEKKRNGETQIILHVLHRRFCVKTGPELQTEEQPVRPIRFVKKLKEYHFLDQRLEIPKEFSSATAVGSEDKIRLQDWKGKKWTISITDRNNGIRAFSAGWKRFLNANKLKVGAILLFDFDMDSRDVIKVEVLGDQEGQGMLDRATYGGVIPSV; encoded by the exons ATGTCAAagttaaattttgataat AAAGATGATGGCAGTTCAGAAACAACAGACATAGACAAAGCAGTTTGTGAATGGGAAGACAAGGAGTTGATGAGCAGAGATGGTCAAGCACAGCTCAAGGCTCCGTTTTTCTTCGCCTCGTTCGACCAACGGAGCGACAAGGCGGCCGGGGCGAGCGCCTGCACAACCCTAATAAGGATATGTATACAGACTACTAAAGAGGAAA GAAACGATCAAACAAATGCACACAACCACCCCTCTTTATTAGTATTTCCCTGCCTCTACCAATACATTCAGAAATCATCAAATCTTGAGAGAGAAAcagaagagaagaagagaaatggCGAAACCCAAATCATTCTTCATGTTCTGCATAGGCGATTTTGCGTCAAAACTG GACCAGAGCTACAAACTGAAGAGCAGCCAGTAAGGCCGATTAGGTTCgtgaagaaattgaaggagTACCATTTCTTAGATCAAAGACTG GAGATCCCAAAAGAGTTCTCTAGTGCGACGGCGGTTGGAAGTGAAGACAAGATAAGACTACAAGATTGGAAAGGAAAGAAGTGGACGATCTCCATAACCGACCGGAACAATGGGATTCGTGCTTTTAGCGCTGGATGGAAGAGATTCCTGAATGCGAACAAGTTGAAGGTTGGAGCAATCTTGTTGTTTGATTTCGACATGGATTCTCGTGATGTGATTAAGGTTGAGGTGCTTGGAGATCAAGAAGGACAGGGGATGCTTGATCGAGCTACTTATGGAGGCGTCATTCCCTCTGtctag
- the LOC125211154 gene encoding GPN-loop GTPase 3-like isoform X1 — translation MGYAQLVIGPAGSGKSTYCSSLSQHCETIGRSINIVNLDPAAENFDYPVAMDIRELISLEDVMEELGLGPNGGLIYCMEYPSLLNYLRHLEENLDEWLTEELDNYLDDDYLVFDCPGQIELFSHVPVLKNFVEHLKRKNFNVCVVYLLDSQFITDVTKFISGCMASLSAMVQLELPHVNILSKMDLVRNKRDIENYLNPEPQTLLAELNQRMAPQFGKLNKSLIELVDQYSMVSFFPLDLRKESSIQYILSQIDMSIQFGEDADVKVKDFDEEDD, via the exons ATGGGTTACGCACAGCTGGTCATTGGCCCTGCTGGCAGTGGAAAG TCTACCTACTGTTCTAGCTTGTCCCAACATTGCGAAACTATTGGCCGATCAATTAATATTGTAAACTTAGATCCAGCTGCTGAGAATTTCGACTATCCTGTAGCGATGG ATATTAGGGAACTCATTTCGCTGGAGGACGTCATGGAGGAGCTTGGATTGGGGCCAAATGGTGGCCTTATTTACTGCATGGAGTATCCTTCACT CCTTAACTACCTCAGGCACCTGGAAGAAAATCTGGATGAGTGGCTGACAGAAGAATTGGATAATTATTTGGATGAtgattatttagtttttgacTGCCCAG GCCAGATTGAACTCTTCTCCCATGTACCTGTGCTGAAGAACTTTGTGGAGCATTTAAAGCGTAAAAACTTCAATGTCTGTGTTGTGTACCTACTTGATTCACAG TTTATAACAGACGTCACCAAGTTCATAAGTGGGTGTATGGCCTCACTCTCTGCCATGGTTCAACTGGAGCTACCACATGTTAATATTCTCTCCAAAATGGACCTTGTGAGAAACAAGAGGGACATTGAGAA TTACTTGAATCCAGAACCTCAGACTCTGCTGGCTGAGTTGAATCAGCGCATGGCTCCACAGTTTGGGAAACTTAATAAGAGTTTGATTGAACTG GTAGACCAGTACAGCATGGTGAGCTTCTTTCCTCTTGATCTGAGAAAAGAGAGCAG CATTCAGTATATTCTGTCACAAATTGACATGTCTATTCAGTTTGGGGAAGATGCAGATGTAAAGGTTAAggattttgatgaagaagacGACTGA
- the LOC125212722 gene encoding ethylene-responsive transcription factor SHINE 2-like, whose protein sequence is MVQPNKFRGVRQRQWGSWVSEIRHPLLKKRIWLGTFETAEAAARAYDQAAILMNGHNAKTNFPATSNAPEQNANAPSSQAAMLSEMLAAKLKKCCKNPAPSITCLRIDNDNSNIGVWQKRAGRGSGSQWVMKVELKKTMMPCQSSSSSQSSWSTSSEVDEVSDAMDEENRVALQMVEELLYWNGSTPALSNEQNEGEDK, encoded by the exons ATGGTACAACCGAACAAGTTCAGAGGTGTCAGGCAGCGGCAATGGGGCTCGTGGGTGTCAGAGATCCGCCACCCTCTGCT aaaGAAGAGGATATGGCTGGGGACGTTCGAGACAGCAGAGGCCGCAGCAAGGGCGTACGATCAAGCAGCCATTTTGATGAACGGCCACAATGCCAAGACAAACTTTCCAGCCACGAGCAACGCCCCCGAGCAAAACGCGAATGCACCATCATCTCAGGCAGCCATGCTGTCGGAGATGCTGGCAGCCAAGCTGAAGAAATGCTGCAAGAATCCAGCTCCTTCCATCACCTGTTTGAGGATCGACAACGACAACTCCAACATCGGGGTGTGGCAGAAGCGGGCAGGGAGGGGCTCGGGCAGCCAGTGGGTGATGAAGGTCGAGCTCAAGAAGACGATGATGCCTTGCCAGAGCTCCTCCTCGTCCCAGTCATCGTGGTCGACTTCATCCGAGGTCGACGAAGTCAGCGACGCAATGGATGAGGAGAACAGAGTGGCATTGCAGATGGTCGAGGAGCTGCTGTATTGGAATGGCTCAACACCTGCACTTTCAAATGAGCAAAATGAAGGCGAAGACAAATAA
- the LOC125215026 gene encoding RNA-dependent RNA polymerase 6 codes for MAEMGDKDMGITQISLGGLENNVTAKMLSDYLEDNVGIVWRCRVKTSSTPQDSYPSYEIDTERVQRKIEYEKVVPHAFVHFAVAHSSALAIKLSGSGDLRLGRNTLKVSMGPQNPFRLRERRRTTAPYKVPDVSIEIGAMKSRDEFVVGWRGPRTGVDFLVDPFNGTCQILFTKDTAFSLRGEARPAVIKCNFKIEFVPREINEIKRYKDFSSLVVLFQLASSPQLYYRTADDDIEVSVPFDLLDDDDPWIRTADFVPSGAIGRCNTYRISARPRNLKQVENALGYLQNRRVPIVNSSPQERLRVQDEPDFGVPMSDPFFCFEFKEGLNFKVMFMVNAVVHKGIINQHQMSKEFFDLLRSQSEELNLVALKHMYSYKRPIYDAYRALDSVRKWLIKNPKLLQRPEQMDDVVEVRRLVITPSKAYCLPPEVELSNRVLRNYKNISDRFLRVTFMDEAMQTLNKNVLTYYAAPIVREITSNLNPQRTTMFKRVRDILYNGFHLCGRRYSFLAFSSNQLRDRSAWFFAEDSNTSVDLIKKWMGKFTDRNVAKCAARMGQCFSSTYATVEVPFAQINSRLPDVVRNDYVFSDGIGMISVDLAKEVAEKLQLNTKQPCAYQIRYAGFKGVVACWPAKNNGPRLQLRPSMKKFDSVHTTLEICSWTRFQPGFLNRQIVTLLSALEVHDEKFWRMQELMVSRLDRILEDPDMAFDVLTASCTDQGNTAAMMLAAGFRSHSEPHLRGMLTSIRVSQLGDLREKSRIFVHSGRWLMGCLDELGALEYGQCFIQVSKPSLEDCFANHGSAFSETKKNLEVIKGLVVIAKNPCLHPGDVRILEAVDVPGLHHLYDCLVFPQKGERPHANEASGSDLDGDLYFVTWDDTLIPPSKRSWTPMDYEPGEVKRKPREVTHSDIIEFFTKNMVNESLGTICNAHVVHADLSESGALDEKCIKLAELAAIAVDFPKTGKIVSMPPDLKPQMYPDFMGKEELQSYKSAKILGKLYRRVRDAYDLDYEASSQLTYPAEHIFYDQELEVAGSKDFIADAWSCKCSYDGQLIGLLGQYKVNSEDEVVTGHIWSMPKFSSKKQGELKERLKHAYSALRKDYRKIFECMGPEFDQLPDHEKNALYEQKASAWYEVTYHESWVKKSKELQEMDDSGKTVLLSFAWIAADYLARMKIRRRRMENAISNKPIDSLGRYLADKI; via the exons ATGGCAGAGATGGGTGATAAAGACATGGGTATCACCCAAATTAGCCTTGGAGGGCTAGAGAATAATGTCACAGCTAAGATGCTTTCGGACTACCTTGAAGATAATGTTGGAATTGTCTGGAGGTGTCGAGTCAAGACTTCCTCAACTCCCCAGGACTCGTATCCAAGTTACGAGATTGACACTGAGAGGGTGCAGAGAAAAATTGAATACGAGAAGGTTGTGCCTCATGCTTTTGTGCATTTTGCAGTTGCACATTCATCAGCATTGGCAATAAAATTATCAGGTTCTGGAGACCTTAGATTGGGCAGAAATACATTGAAGGTTAGTATGGGGCCACAAAATCCTTTCCGTttgagagagaggagaagaaCTACAGCGCCCTATAAGGTACCAGATGTCAGCATTGAGATTGGGGCTATGAAGAGCCGGGATGAGTTTGTTGTTGGGTGGAGGGGGCCTCGTACAGGTGTTGATTTTCTTGTTGATCCATTCAATGGGACGTGCCAAATTCTTTTTACAAAGGATACTGCATTCTCCCTGAGAGGTGAAGCCAGGCCGGCtgtaataaaatgcaatttcaAGATTGAGTTCGTACCTAGggaaataaatgaaatcaaGCGCTACAAAGATTTTTCTTCCTTGGTAGTTTTATTTCAGCTGGCTTCATCACCTCAGCTTTACTATAGAACTGCAGATGATGACATTGAAGTATCAGTGCCGTTTGATTTGTTGGATGATGATGATCCATGGATACGCACGGCAGATTTTGTTCCCAGTGGGGCAATTGGTAGGTGTAACACTTACCGAATTTCTGCCCGACCTAGAAACCTTAAACAAGTTGAGAATGCATTGGGATATCTACAAAACCGCAGAGTGCCGATTGTGAATAGCAGCCCACAAGAGCGCCTCCGAGTGCAGGATGAGCCTGATTTTGGGGTGCCAATGTCAGATCCATTTTTTTGCTTTGAGTTCAAGGAAGGTCTGAATTTCAAGGTCATGTTTATGGTGAATGCTGTTGTGCACAAAGGCATAATCAATCAACACCAGATGTCAAAGGAGTTCTTTGACCTGTTGAGAAGTCAATCAGAGGAGCTCAATTTGGTTGCCCTTAAGCACATGTATTCCTACAAGCGTCCCATTTATGATGCTTACAGGGCTTTGGATTCTGTGAGAAAATGGCTGATTAAAAATCCTAAACTCCTTCAGAGGCCAGAGCAGATGGATGATGTTGTTGAAGTTAGAAGATTGGTCATAACTCCATCGAAAGCCTATTGTCTTCCACCTGAGGTTGAACTGTCGAACAGAGTATTAAGAAACTACAAAAATATCTCTGATCGGTTCCTACGAGTAACTTTCATGGATGAAGCAATGCAGACCCTTAACAAAAATGTGCTCACGTACTACGCTGCTCCAATTGTTAGGGAAATCACGTCAAATCTCAACCCGCAAAGGACCACTATGTTCAAACGGGTGAGGGATATTTTATACAATGGGTTCCATTTGTGTGGTCGAAGATACTCTTTTCTGGCCTTCTCCTCAAATCAACTGAGGGACCGTTCAGCCTGGTTCTTTGCTGAAGACAGCAACACTAGTGTTGACCTCATCAAAAAATGGATGGGGAAATTCACTGATCGCAATGTTGCGAAATGTGCCGCAAGAATGGGACAGTGTTTCTCTTCAACTTATGCTACAGTTGAAGTTCCTTTTGCACAAATTAATTCGAGGCTTCCTGACGTTGTGAGAAATGACTATGTATTCTCTGATGGAATAGGCATGATATCTGTTGATCTTGCAAAAGAAGTTGCAGAGAAATTGCAGCTGAATACGAAACAACCCTGTGCTTACCAGATAAGATATGCAGGCTTCAAAGGTGTTGTTGCATGTTGGCCTGCTAAAAACAATGGACCACGCTTGCAACTCCGTCCAAGTATGAAGAAATTCGATTCAGTTCACACAACACTTGAGATTTGTTCTTGGACCCGATTCCAGCCAGGTTTCCTGAATCGTCAAATTGTGACTCTACTGTCAGCTTTAGAAGTCCATGATGAAAAGTTCTGGAGAATGCAGGAATTAATGGTATCAAGACTTGATCGCATCCTCGAAGACCCAGACATGGCATTTGATGTGCTTACAGCTTCATGCACTGATCAAGGGAATACAGCAGCGATGATGTTAGCTGCTGGTTTCAGGTCTCACAGTGAACCTCACCTACGAGGGATGCTGACTAGCATTAGGGTTTCCCAGCTTGGTGACCTTAGGGAGAAGTCCAGAATTTTTGTCCACTCTGGGAGGTGGTTGATGGGATGTTTAGATGAGCTCGGTGCTCTTGAATATGGTCAGTGCTTCATTCAGGTCTCAAAGCCATCTTTAGAAGATTGTTTTGCGAATCATGGATCAGCGTTTTCTGAGACCAAGAAAAACCTAGAAGTGATCAAGGGCCTTGTAGTGATTGCTAAAAACCCGTGTCTGCACCCTGGAGATGTGCGGATTCTGGAGGCAGTTGATGTTCCTGGGCTCCATCATCTTTATGATTGTCTTGTCTTCCCTCAGAAGGGAGAGAGACCGCATGCAAATGAAGCATCTGGTAGTGATCTGGATGGAGATCTCTATTTTGTTACGTGGGATGATACTCTTATTCCTCCGAGCAAGAGAAGCTGGACGCCAATGGACTATGAGCCTGGGGAAGTAAAGCGCAAGCCACGTGAAGTGACGCACTCG GACATCATTGAATTTTTCACGAAGAACATGGTGAACGAAAGTCTGGGTACCATCTGCAATGCTCACGTGGTTCATGCTGATCTCAGTGAATCTGGGGCATTGGATGAGAAGTGCATTAAGTTGGCTGAGCTTGCAGCCATTGCTGTTGACTTCCCCAAAACAGGAAAGATTGTGTCTATGCCTCCAGATCTGAAGCCACAGATGTATCCGGACTTCATGGGGAAAGAAGAGCTTCAGTCGTACAAATCAGCTAAGATCTTAGGCAAGCTGTACCGTAGAGTCAGAGATGCTTATGACCTAGATTACGAAGCTTCTTCCCAACTGACATACCCTGCAGAGCACATCTTCTATGATCAAGAACTTGAAGTTGCAGGTTCAAAAGATTTTATTGCTGATGCATGGAGCTGCAAGTGTTCTTATGATGGACAGTTGATCGGCCTCTTAGGACAGTACAAAGTGAATAGTGAAGATGAGGTCGTCACTGGACACATATGGTCCATGCCCAAGTTCAGTAGTAAAAAACAAGGGGAGCTGAAGGAAAGACTGAAGCATGCCTATAGTGCCCTCAGGAAGGACTATAGGAAAATTTTTGAGTGCATGGGCCCTGAATTTGACCAGCTCCCCGACCATGAGAAGAATGCTCTTTATGAGCAAAAGGCATCGGCTTGGTATGAGGTTACATATCACGAAAGTTGGGTGAAAAAGTCCAAGGAGCTGCAGGAGATGGATGATTCCGGGAAGACAGTTTTGTTGAGCTTTGCTTGGATAGCGGCTGATTATCTTGCTCGGATGAAAATCAGGCGCAGAAGGATGGAAAACGCAATCTCCAACAAGCCCATCGATTCTTTGGGCAGGTACCTGGCTGATAAAATCTGA
- the LOC125211154 gene encoding GPN-loop GTPase 3-like isoform X2, translated as MGYAQLVIGPAGSGKSTYCSSLSQHCETIGRSINIVNLDPAAENFDYPVAMDIRELISLEDVMEELGLGPNGGLIYCMEHLEENLDEWLTEELDNYLDDDYLVFDCPGQIELFSHVPVLKNFVEHLKRKNFNVCVVYLLDSQFITDVTKFISGCMASLSAMVQLELPHVNILSKMDLVRNKRDIENYLNPEPQTLLAELNQRMAPQFGKLNKSLIELVDQYSMVSFFPLDLRKESSIQYILSQIDMSIQFGEDADVKVKDFDEEDD; from the exons ATGGGTTACGCACAGCTGGTCATTGGCCCTGCTGGCAGTGGAAAG TCTACCTACTGTTCTAGCTTGTCCCAACATTGCGAAACTATTGGCCGATCAATTAATATTGTAAACTTAGATCCAGCTGCTGAGAATTTCGACTATCCTGTAGCGATGG ATATTAGGGAACTCATTTCGCTGGAGGACGTCATGGAGGAGCTTGGATTGGGGCCAAATGGTGGCCTTATTTACTGCATGGA GCACCTGGAAGAAAATCTGGATGAGTGGCTGACAGAAGAATTGGATAATTATTTGGATGAtgattatttagtttttgacTGCCCAG GCCAGATTGAACTCTTCTCCCATGTACCTGTGCTGAAGAACTTTGTGGAGCATTTAAAGCGTAAAAACTTCAATGTCTGTGTTGTGTACCTACTTGATTCACAG TTTATAACAGACGTCACCAAGTTCATAAGTGGGTGTATGGCCTCACTCTCTGCCATGGTTCAACTGGAGCTACCACATGTTAATATTCTCTCCAAAATGGACCTTGTGAGAAACAAGAGGGACATTGAGAA TTACTTGAATCCAGAACCTCAGACTCTGCTGGCTGAGTTGAATCAGCGCATGGCTCCACAGTTTGGGAAACTTAATAAGAGTTTGATTGAACTG GTAGACCAGTACAGCATGGTGAGCTTCTTTCCTCTTGATCTGAGAAAAGAGAGCAG CATTCAGTATATTCTGTCACAAATTGACATGTCTATTCAGTTTGGGGAAGATGCAGATGTAAAGGTTAAggattttgatgaagaagacGACTGA
- the LOC125214718 gene encoding probable sugar phosphate/phosphate translocator At2g25520 has protein sequence MGKGGALSDGVVKKILLSYMYVAIWIFLSFTVIVYNKYILDRKLYNWPFPISLTMIHMAFCSSLAFAAVRVFRLVEPAALSRRTYLSSVVPIGALYSLSLWLSNSAYIYLSVSFIQMLKALMPVAVYSIGILLKKDAYKSTTMSNMLAISVGVAIAAYGEAKYDSWGVFLQLGAVVFEATRLVMIQILLTSKGINLNPITSLYYVAPSCFLFLSIPWLIVEFPLLRQQTAAFHFDFLIFGTNCLCAFALNLAVFLLVGKTSALTMNVAGVVKDWLLIAFSWSVIKDTVTPVNLIGYGLAFLGVAYYNHSKLQALKAKEAQKKTAAADEEAAKLITEREGDGKKGDSQA, from the coding sequence ATGGGGAAAGGCGGCGCCCTCTCCGACGGCGTGGTGAAGAAGATCCTGCTCTCCTACATGTACGTCGCGATCTGGATCTTCCTCTCCTTCACCGTCATCGTCTACAACAAGTACATCCTGGATCGGAAGTTGTACAATTGGCCCTTCCCCATCTCCCTCACCATGATCCACATGGCCTTCTGCTCCTCCCTCGCCTTCGCCGCCGTCCGCGTCTTCCGCCTCGTCGAGCCCGCCGCCCTCTCCCGCCGCACCTACCTCTCCTCCGTCGTCCCCATCGGCGCCCTCTACTCCCTCTCCCTCTGGCTCTCCAACTCCGCCTACATCTACCTCTCCGTCTCCTTCATCCAGATGCTCAAGGCGCTCATGCCCGTCGCCGTCTACTCCATCGGAATCCTCCTCAAAAAGGACGCCTACAAGTCCACCACCATGTCCAACATGCTCGCCATCTCCGTCGGCGTCGCAATCGCCGCCTACGGCGAGGCGAAATACGATTCCTGGGGAGTTTTCCTCCAATTAGGCGCCGTCGTCTTCGAGGCGACGCGGCTGGTCATGATTCAGATCCTCCTCACCTCCAAAGGCATCAATCTCAACCCAATCACGTCTCTCTACTACGTCGCCCCCTCCtgcttcctcttcctctcgATCCCGTGGCTAATCGTCGAATTCCCCTTGCTGAGGCAGCAGACCGCCGCTTTCCACTTCGATTTCCTCATCTTCGGCACCAATTGCCTCTGCGCCTTCGCGCTGAACCTCGCCGTGTTCCTCCTCGTGGGGAAGACGTCGGCGCTGACCATGAACGTCGCCGGAGTCGTCAAGGATTGGCTCCTGATCGCCTTCTCGTGGTCGGTGATTAAGGACACCGTCACGCCGGTGAATCTGATCGGCTACGGATTGGCGTTTTTAGGCGTCGCGTACTACAATCACTCGAAATTGCAGGCGCTGAAGGCGAAGGAGGCGCAGAAGAAGACGGCCGCTGCAGATGAGGAGGCGGCGAAGCTGATTACGGAGAGAGAAGGGGATGGGAAGAAGGGAGATTCGCAGGCTtga
- the LOC125215101 gene encoding DEAD-box ATP-dependent RNA helicase 15-like has product MGETKETEAYEEELLDYEEEEEKAPDSVGAKLNGETVKKGYVGIHSSGFRDFLLKPELLRAIVDSGFEHPSEVQHECIPQAILGMDVICQAKSGMGKTAVFVLSTLQQIEPVAGQVAALVLCHTRELAYQICHEFERFSTYLPDIKVAVFYGGVNIRVHKDLLKNECPHIVVGTPGRILALARDKELSLRNVRHFILDECDKMLESLDMRRDVQEIFKMTPHDKQVMMFSATLSKEIRPVCKKFMQDPMEIYVDDEAKLTLHGLVQHYIKLSELEKNRKLNDLLDALDFNQVVIFVKSVTRAAELNKLLVECNFPSICIHSGMSQEERLTRYKSFKEGHKRILVATDLVGRGIDIERVNIVINYDMPDSADTYLHRVGRAGRFGTKGLAITFVASASDSDVLNQVQERFEVDIKELPEQIDTSTYMPS; this is encoded by the exons ATGGGCGAGACGAAGGAGACCGAAGCCTACGAGGAGGAGCTTCTCGACtacgaggaagaagaggagaaaGCACCTGATTCCGTCGGTGCCAAGCTCAACGGCGAGACCGTGAAGAA GGGATATGTGGGGATCCACAGTTCAGGATTCAGGGACTTCCTCTTGAAACCGGAGCTTTTACGTGCTATTGTTGACTCAGGATTTGAACATCCGTCCGAAG TTCAACATGAGTGTATTCCTCAAGCTATTCTGGGAATGGATGTCATCTGCCAAGCCAAATCTGGTATGGGGAAAACTGCTGTATTTGTTCTTTCAACATTACAGCAGATTGAACCAGTTGCAGGCCAAGTTGCTGCACTTGTCCTGTGTCATACGAGGGAATTAGCTTACCAG ATTTGTCATGAGTTCGAGAGATTCAGCACATATTTACCGGATATCAAGGTAGCTGTTTTCTATGGTGGTGTGAACATCAGAGTGCACAAGGATCTTCTGAAGAATGAATGTCCTCACATTGTTGTTGGAACTCCGGGAAGGATACTTGCTCTGGCTAGAGACAAGGAACTTTCTCTGAGAAATGTGAGGCATTTCATACTGGATGAGTGTGACAAGATGCTCGAGTCTCTTG ATATGCGGAGGGATGTGCAGGAGATCTTCAAGATGACCCCTCATGACAAGCAAGTTATGATGTTTTCAGCTACTCTCAGCAAGGAGATTCGACCTGTTTGCAAGAAATTCATGCAAGAT CCAATGGAAATATATGTGGATGATGAAGCCAAGTTGACCCTTCATGGTCTTGTTCAG CACTACATCAAATTGAGTGAGCTAGAGAAAAACCGGAAGTTAAATGATCTGCTCGATGCCTTGGATTTCAATCAAGTGGTCATCTTTGTCAAAAGTGTCACCCGAGCTGCGGAGCTAAATAAGTTGCTCGTGGAGTGCAACTTCCCATCTATATGCATTCACTCTGGCATGTCCCAGGAAGAAAG ATTAACTCGGTACAAGAGTTTCAAAGAAGGCCATAAGAGGATTTTGGTAGCTACAGATTTAGTTGGCAGAGGAATCGACATTGAGCGAGTTAACATTGTGATCAACTATGATATGCCGGATTCCGCAGACACTTATCTGCACAGG GTTGGTAGAGCTGGGAGGTTTGGCACCAAAGGGCTGGCCATAACATTTGTTGCATCTGCATCTGATTCAGATGTTCTCAATCAA GTTCAGGAGAGGTTTGAAGTTGATATTAAGGAGCTTCCTGAGCAAATCGATACATCGACATACA TGCCATCCTAA
- the LOC125211153 gene encoding probable carboxylesterase 17: MSLIAEAPSFLQVFSDGTVVRTAHRAAACSATSKDVTIDPSKPITARVFLPSAAAPPAPLPVLLYFHGGGFCIGSTTWLGYHVFLENLSAAAGAIILSVDYRLAPENKLPAAYDDCFAALQWLSSGAEPWLDAADLSRVFLAGDSAGGNIAHNVAIKFIGEKISKISIKGIIPIHPYFGSEARTELEAEAGSVEEVKMNDMFWKLSLPDGADRDFHSCNFEKAEVGWGLFPATAVFVAGIDFLKERGVMYVDFLKKKGVKNVLLHEAEEEKHVFHVWNPNSDAAVSLQNQIKNFMQSF; encoded by the coding sequence ATGTCCCTAATCGCCGAGGCGCCAAGCTTCCTCCAAGTCTTCTCCGACGGCACCGTCGTCCGCACCGCCCACCGAGCCGCCGCCTGCTCCGCCACCTCCAAGGATGTCACCATCGACCCCTCCAAGCCCATCACCGCCAGAGTCTTCCTCCCCTCTGCTGCCGCGCCGCCGGCACCGCTCCCGGTGCTCCTCTACTTCCACGGCGGCGGCTTTTGCATCGGCTCCACCACCTGGCTCGGCTACCACGTCTTCCTCGAAAacctctccgccgccgccggagcCATCATCCTCTCTGTCGACTACCGCCTCGCCCCCGAAAACAAGCTCCCGGCCGCCTACGACGACTGCTTCGCCGCGCTCCAGTGGCTAAGCTCCGGCGCCGAGCCGTGGCTCGACGCTGCCGACCTATCCCGAGTTTTCCTCGCCGGCGACAGCGCTGGCGGCAACATCGCCCACAACGTCGCTATAAAATTCATTGGAGAAAAAATTTCCAAGATTTCAATCAAAGGGATTATACCGATCCACCCGTATTTTGGCAGCGAGGCGAGGACAGAGCTGGAGGCAGAAGCAGGCTCGGTGGAAGAGGTCAAGATGAACGACATGTTTTGGAAGCTAAGCTTGCCTGACGGGGCGGATCGGGATTTCCACAGTTGCAATTTCGAGAAGGCGGAGGTGGGGTGGGGGTTGTTTCCGGCGACAGCAGTGTTCGTTGCCGGAATAGATTTTTTGAAAGAGAGGGGAGTTATGTATGTGGATTTTCTGAAGAAGAAAGGTGTGAAAAACGTGCTTTTACATGAGGCCGAGGAAGAAAAGCACGTTTTTCACGTATGGAATCCGAACTCAGATGCTGCTGTTTCGCTCCAAAATCAGATCAAAAATTTCATGCAAAGCTtctaa